In Xenorhabdus nematophila ATCC 19061, one DNA window encodes the following:
- the fadR gene encoding fatty acid metabolism transcriptional regulator FadR, whose amino-acid sequence MVIKAQSPASFAEEYIIESIWNNRFPPGSILPAERELSELIGVTRTTLREVLQRLARDGWLTIQHGKPTKVNNFWETSGLNILETLARLDHDRVPQLIDNLLAVRTNIAAIFIRTAFRNNPEKSLEILAEKGNVEDTAESFSAVDYDIFRGLAFASGNPIYGLIINGLKGLYTRVGRYYFSSSEARHLALNFYQQLSLLCWEKSYDKIMDCVRNYGKESGMIWHGMQSTMINDLNEARLG is encoded by the coding sequence TAATCGTTTTCCACCCGGTTCCATACTGCCGGCAGAACGTGAATTATCTGAATTGATTGGTGTCACCCGTACGACTTTGCGTGAAGTGTTGCAGCGCCTTGCCCGTGATGGTTGGTTAACGATTCAGCATGGAAAACCAACAAAGGTCAATAACTTCTGGGAAACATCTGGTCTTAATATTCTGGAAACATTGGCACGTCTTGATCATGATCGCGTTCCTCAGTTAATTGATAATTTATTGGCTGTCCGAACTAATATTGCCGCCATTTTCATTCGTACTGCATTCAGGAATAACCCAGAAAAATCACTGGAGATTTTGGCGGAAAAAGGCAACGTGGAAGATACCGCTGAGTCTTTTAGCGCGGTGGATTATGATATTTTCCGTGGTTTGGCTTTTGCATCAGGCAATCCAATCTATGGTTTGATTATTAACGGGTTGAAAGGATTGTATACCCGCGTTGGTCGTTATTATTTTTCAAGCTCTGAAGCGCGTCATCTGGCACTGAATTTTTACCAACAGCTAAGTTTACTGTGCTGGGAAAAATCTTATGACAAAATCATGGATTGTGTCCGTAATTACGGTAAAGAAAGCGGGATGATTTGGCACGGTATGCAGAGCACTATGATCAATGACTTAAACGAAGCACGTCTCGGC